From the genome of Halobellus litoreus, one region includes:
- the hpt gene encoding hypoxanthine/guanine phosphoribosyltransferase, producing the protein MDQLRQSLLEAPIIEKGEYEYFVHPISDGVPMLRPELLREIVIRIIRKAEIDDVDKIVTPAAMGIHISTAVSLMTDIPLVVIRKRQYGLDGEQPLSQQTGYSENEMYINDVEAGDRVLVLDDVLSTGGTMRAVLDALDHIGADIVDTVAVIKKAGPNELDDSGHHVKTLINVRVEDGEVIIVDEHGDD; encoded by the coding sequence ATGGACCAACTTCGGCAGTCGCTCCTCGAAGCCCCGATCATCGAGAAAGGCGAGTACGAGTACTTCGTCCACCCGATCAGCGACGGCGTCCCGATGCTTCGGCCGGAACTGCTCAGAGAGATCGTCATCAGGATCATCCGGAAGGCCGAGATCGACGACGTCGACAAGATCGTCACGCCGGCGGCGATGGGGATCCACATCTCGACTGCCGTCTCGCTGATGACCGACATCCCGCTGGTCGTGATCCGCAAGCGGCAGTACGGCCTCGACGGCGAACAGCCGCTGAGCCAGCAGACCGGCTACTCCGAGAACGAGATGTACATCAACGACGTCGAGGCCGGCGATCGCGTGCTCGTCCTCGACGACGTGCTCTCGACCGGGGGAACGATGCGCGCGGTGCTCGACGCGCTCGATCACATCGGCGCGGACATCGTCGACACCGTCGCCGTCATCAAGAAGGCCGGTCCCAACGAACTCGACGACAGCGGCCACCACGTCAAGACGCTGATCAACGTCCGCGTCGAGGACGGCGAGGTCATCATCGTCGACGAACACGGCGACGACTGA
- a CDS encoding type IV pilin: MNISGFLREDNAVSPVIGVILMVAITVILAAVIGAFVLNLGQGLDQRAPQASFSFDYADDSVDVTHESGDTIDADRLNVTSSASIDYANSEPFADSVGAGDTATYDLDTGQWSGETVRVVWESADGSSSATLSRSTAPTID, from the coding sequence ATGAACATCAGTGGATTTTTGCGAGAAGACAACGCGGTCTCCCCCGTCATCGGCGTCATCCTGATGGTCGCGATCACGGTCATCCTCGCGGCCGTCATCGGTGCCTTCGTGCTGAATCTCGGCCAGGGACTCGACCAGCGCGCCCCGCAGGCGAGTTTCAGTTTCGACTACGCCGACGATTCCGTCGACGTGACCCACGAGAGCGGTGACACGATCGACGCCGATCGACTGAACGTGACCTCGTCGGCCTCGATCGACTACGCGAACTCGGAGCCGTTCGCCGACTCCGTCGGCGCTGGCGACACCGCGACGTACGACCTCGACACGGGCCAGTGGTCCGGCGAGACCGTCCGCGTCGTCTGGGAATCTGCAGACGGATCCTCCTCGGCCACGCTGAGCCGATCCACCGCGCCGACGATCGACTGA
- a CDS encoding monovalent cation/H+ antiporter subunit E, translating into MGTGSSRILVPVGESSTVRNTVAYALREARSGAEAGEDASVHFVYPARWRTVDGDARDDSVAARDLLERVTVWAEEDLDSDEDEEFPVEIETAIVGADRYLFSPGDFASVLVEYAREFDLARVVVDPEYQPGGNAPMLRPFEVELTRSDLTVEEAPVERQTTRTRLVSRTTLSKGIATFGVTYAFYLFVAGTLTPFNLATGGLTAFLAATVFSNVTFVTSPSLRRSTMRVLRLGLFVPYLVWEIVKANLSIAYIILHPDLPIEPEMRRFRAAIWGGLPVTTLANSITLTPGTLTVDVDRDGLKIHTLTGSARDDLAAGGLERAVRFVYYGRGGARIPTPTERGSISAVESEADAEERAESEREAPPAETGPSEAEPDGGAE; encoded by the coding sequence ATGGGCACCGGCAGTTCTCGAATTCTCGTTCCGGTCGGCGAGTCCTCGACCGTCCGAAACACCGTCGCGTACGCGCTCCGAGAGGCCCGATCCGGCGCGGAGGCGGGCGAGGACGCGAGCGTCCACTTCGTGTACCCCGCCCGCTGGCGCACCGTCGACGGCGACGCTCGCGACGATTCGGTGGCCGCGAGAGACCTGCTCGAACGGGTGACAGTCTGGGCCGAGGAAGACCTCGACTCCGACGAGGACGAGGAGTTCCCGGTCGAAATCGAGACCGCGATCGTCGGGGCCGACCGCTACCTGTTCAGCCCCGGCGACTTCGCGAGCGTGCTCGTCGAATACGCCCGGGAGTTCGATCTCGCCCGCGTCGTCGTCGATCCGGAGTATCAACCGGGCGGCAACGCCCCGATGCTCCGACCGTTCGAGGTGGAACTCACGCGTTCGGACCTCACCGTCGAGGAGGCACCGGTCGAACGCCAGACCACCCGGACACGCCTCGTCTCCCGAACGACGCTTTCCAAGGGGATCGCGACGTTCGGCGTCACCTACGCGTTCTATCTGTTCGTGGCGGGGACGCTGACGCCGTTCAACCTCGCGACGGGCGGCTTGACGGCGTTCCTAGCCGCGACCGTGTTCTCGAACGTCACGTTCGTCACCTCTCCGTCCCTCCGGCGAAGCACGATGCGCGTGCTTCGACTGGGGCTTTTCGTCCCGTATCTCGTCTGGGAGATCGTGAAGGCGAACCTCTCGATCGCCTACATCATTCTGCACCCTGACCTCCCCATCGAGCCCGAGATGCGACGGTTCCGGGCCGCCATCTGGGGCGGTCTGCCGGTGACGACGCTCGCGAACAGCATCACGCTCACGCCGGGGACCCTGACCGTCGACGTCGACCGCGACGGCCTGAAGATCCACACCCTGACCGGGAGCGCCCGCGACGACCTCGCCGCCGGCGGCCTCGAACGCGCGGTCCGGTTCGTGTACTACGGCCGCGGCGGCGCACGGATCCCGACGCCGACGGAGCGCGGCAGCATCTCGGCCGTCGAGAGCGAGGCCGACGCCGAGGAACGGGCGGAGTCCGAGCGGGAGGCACCGCCGGCCGAGACGGGGCCGTCGGAGGCGGAACCGGACGGAGGTGCGGAGTGA
- a CDS encoding cation:proton antiporter, giving the protein MAASGLVDTVLLVAAGAFVLFAIVLVYRIVAGPTMQDRVIAVNAIGTNAVVVLALLAAALDQPGFLDVALVYGMLNFLMSIAISKFTVERGGVI; this is encoded by the coding sequence ATGGCCGCGTCCGGACTCGTCGACACGGTGCTCCTCGTCGCGGCGGGCGCGTTCGTCCTGTTCGCGATCGTGTTGGTCTACCGGATCGTCGCCGGGCCGACGATGCAGGACCGCGTCATCGCGGTGAACGCCATCGGGACGAACGCCGTGGTCGTGCTCGCGCTGCTGGCCGCGGCGCTCGATCAGCCGGGCTTTCTCGACGTGGCGCTCGTCTACGGGATGTTGAACTTCCTGATGAGCATCGCCATCTCGAAGTTCACGGTCGAGCGCGGGGGCGTGATCTAG
- the mnhG gene encoding monovalent cation/H(+) antiporter subunit G, with protein MTITELLVILLVAAGTFFGFVAVVGIIRLPDLYTRAHATSKSDTLGIILTLGGVALVFGADLAVAKTAILGVFLFVTNPTAAHAITRAAYDQEITPWTTDDATLQATEGEE; from the coding sequence ATGACGATCACCGAACTGCTCGTCATCCTGCTCGTCGCGGCGGGGACGTTCTTCGGGTTCGTTGCCGTCGTCGGCATCATCCGCCTCCCGGACCTCTACACGCGAGCGCACGCGACCTCGAAGAGCGACACCCTCGGGATCATCCTGACGCTCGGCGGCGTCGCTCTGGTGTTCGGGGCGGATCTCGCGGTCGCGAAGACCGCGATCCTGGGGGTGTTCCTGTTCGTGACGAACCCGACCGCGGCCCACGCGATCACGCGGGCGGCGTACGATCAGGAGATCACGCCGTGGACGACCGACGACGCCACACTGCAAGCAACGGAGGGTGAGGAGTGA
- a CDS encoding DUF4040 domain-containing protein: MESIALYAALTFSVFAALAATFLRDVLNAIIAFAAFSFGIAVAWILLAAPDVALTEAAVGAGITTVFFLVTIAKTVRPGGERLIERVEWRSVAVVAVLVGTLLATVRSLPAVGSADSAVATSRITEYYLQNAYPETGVENAVTAVLAAYRGFDTLGEATVVIAAGVAVLLVLRQEAYV; the protein is encoded by the coding sequence ATGGAGTCGATCGCGCTCTACGCCGCGCTCACGTTCTCGGTGTTCGCCGCGCTGGCGGCGACGTTCCTCCGGGACGTCCTCAACGCGATCATCGCGTTCGCGGCGTTCAGTTTCGGCATCGCCGTCGCGTGGATTCTCCTGGCCGCGCCCGACGTCGCGTTGACCGAGGCGGCCGTCGGTGCCGGCATCACGACGGTCTTCTTCCTCGTGACCATCGCGAAGACCGTCCGGCCCGGGGGGGAGCGACTCATCGAACGGGTCGAGTGGCGGTCGGTCGCGGTCGTCGCCGTCCTCGTGGGGACGCTGCTCGCGACGGTCCGGTCGCTCCCCGCCGTCGGCTCGGCCGACTCGGCCGTCGCGACGTCGCGGATCACGGAGTACTACCTGCAGAACGCCTACCCCGAGACCGGCGTCGAGAACGCCGTGACGGCCGTGCTGGCCGCCTACCGCGGGTTCGACACGCTCGGCGAGGCGACGGTGGTCATCGCCGCCGGGGTCGCGGTCCTTCTCGTCCTTCGACAGGAGGCCTACGTATGA
- a CDS encoding MnhB domain-containing protein — translation MSGSEQNGTYVESTIIMTTVRIVVPFVFTFGLFVMFHGADSAGGGFQGGVIVAAAVLLLAFAFGIEPTRAWLEGPLMRITIAVGGATFAFIGLGALAAGGAFLEYPAYGFGTDGVKYSIELVELGIGAVVSGVLISLFFSLARGDFQVVAENNGGEAASNGAADADAATGGERA, via the coding sequence ATGAGTGGATCCGAACAAAACGGAACCTACGTCGAGAGCACGATCATTATGACGACCGTCCGTATCGTCGTCCCGTTCGTCTTCACCTTCGGACTGTTCGTGATGTTTCACGGGGCGGATTCGGCGGGTGGCGGCTTCCAGGGCGGCGTCATCGTCGCCGCCGCGGTGTTGCTTCTGGCCTTCGCGTTCGGCATCGAACCGACCCGAGCGTGGCTCGAAGGCCCGCTTATGCGCATCACGATCGCGGTCGGCGGCGCGACGTTCGCGTTCATCGGCCTCGGTGCGCTGGCCGCGGGCGGGGCGTTCCTCGAGTACCCCGCGTACGGGTTCGGGACCGACGGCGTGAAGTACAGCATCGAACTCGTCGAACTCGGCATCGGCGCGGTCGTCTCGGGCGTGCTGATCAGCCTCTTCTTCAGCCTCGCGCGCGGCGACTTCCAGGTCGTCGCGGAGAACAACGGCGGCGAGGCGGCGTCGAACGGTGCCGCCGACGCCGACGCGGCGACGGGAGGTGAGCGCGCGTGA
- a CDS encoding cation:proton antiporter subunit C: MIDLLATHYNYLVFVALVGIGLYAVTASSNLVKKVIGLNVFQVGIFLFFVTSGYVDGAAPPLVGHGSGPYASPLPHVLILTAIVVGVSLTAVALALVVRVYDAYGTLDEEAIREVQLND, encoded by the coding sequence GTGATCGACCTCCTCGCGACGCACTACAACTACCTCGTGTTCGTCGCGCTCGTCGGGATCGGCCTGTACGCCGTCACGGCGAGTTCGAACCTCGTGAAGAAGGTCATCGGCCTGAACGTCTTCCAGGTCGGAATCTTCCTCTTCTTCGTCACCAGCGGCTACGTCGACGGCGCGGCCCCGCCGCTCGTCGGCCACGGCTCCGGACCCTACGCGAGCCCGCTGCCACACGTGCTCATCCTGACGGCCATCGTCGTCGGGGTCAGCCTGACGGCGGTGGCGCTGGCGCTCGTCGTCCGCGTCTACGACGCCTACGGGACCTTGGACGAGGAGGCGATCCGGGAGGTGCAGCTGAATGACTGA
- a CDS encoding proton-conducting transporter membrane subunit encodes MTDAIALLVVVPIVLSLGPIAVGTAWNRSGWVAAALGALVHLGLSLTVAARVFATGSFSYAVGGYAPPFGIELVADGVSATLVLLVSAVTLAVVVYARTAGPHTSGFYSGLLLLTAGVSGVFVTGDLFNLYVFIEITGLATYALVATGRSPAAAMASLKYLLVGTIGASLYLLGVGYLYISTGTLNMADLAATIPSVGYDSPLVLTGFGLLVVGLAVKAALFPLHTWQPGAYAESPDSVTAYISALVSTAAAYALFRVIYAVFTPAFDAAVPFALDALVILAAVSVVVGSVLAVLQSDLKRMLAYSSVAQFGLVIAGFAIANTTAVTGGLIHLVGHAVMKAGLFVGVGALAGVAGGRTVDDFAGLADRAPVVSAAFAVLAFALVGVPPAVGFAGKWHIVLGAVEGGRWGVASVAVVSTLLTLAYFARVVERMYFRDAPEAVDADASADAAGDGVLASDGGSEATPSAGSGISTEARLVVVAAAVGAVVLGLFASDLVSVFEPVLEVYFE; translated from the coding sequence ATGACTGACGCCATCGCGCTGCTCGTGGTCGTCCCGATCGTGCTCTCGCTGGGGCCGATCGCCGTCGGGACCGCGTGGAACCGGAGCGGCTGGGTCGCGGCCGCGCTAGGTGCGCTCGTTCACCTGGGCCTGTCGCTGACGGTCGCGGCTCGGGTGTTCGCCACCGGCTCGTTCTCCTACGCCGTCGGCGGCTACGCGCCGCCGTTCGGCATCGAACTCGTCGCCGACGGCGTCTCGGCGACGCTCGTCCTCCTCGTCTCCGCCGTGACGCTCGCGGTCGTCGTCTACGCGCGGACGGCCGGGCCGCACACCAGCGGGTTCTACAGCGGCCTGCTGCTGCTCACGGCGGGGGTTTCGGGCGTCTTCGTCACCGGCGACCTGTTCAATCTGTACGTGTTCATCGAGATCACGGGTCTCGCGACGTACGCCCTGGTCGCGACCGGACGCTCGCCCGCCGCGGCGATGGCGAGCCTGAAGTACCTGCTCGTCGGGACGATCGGCGCGTCGCTGTACCTGCTCGGCGTCGGCTACCTCTACATCTCGACGGGGACGCTGAACATGGCCGACCTCGCGGCGACGATCCCTTCGGTCGGCTACGACTCGCCGCTGGTGCTGACCGGCTTCGGCCTCCTCGTCGTCGGCCTCGCGGTGAAGGCCGCGCTCTTCCCGCTGCACACGTGGCAGCCCGGTGCCTACGCGGAGTCGCCCGACAGCGTCACCGCCTACATCTCCGCGCTCGTCTCGACGGCGGCCGCGTACGCGCTGTTCCGCGTGATATACGCGGTGTTCACGCCCGCCTTCGACGCCGCGGTCCCCTTCGCGCTCGACGCGCTCGTGATCCTCGCCGCCGTGAGCGTCGTCGTCGGCTCGGTGCTCGCCGTGCTCCAGTCGGACCTCAAGCGGATGCTGGCGTACTCCTCCGTCGCGCAGTTCGGCCTGGTGATCGCCGGCTTCGCCATCGCGAACACGACGGCCGTGACCGGCGGGCTGATTCACCTGGTCGGCCACGCGGTTATGAAGGCCGGCCTCTTCGTCGGCGTCGGCGCGCTCGCGGGCGTCGCGGGCGGTCGCACCGTCGACGACTTCGCCGGCCTCGCCGACCGCGCGCCGGTCGTGAGCGCCGCGTTCGCGGTCCTGGCCTTCGCCCTGGTCGGCGTCCCGCCCGCGGTCGGCTTCGCCGGCAAGTGGCACATCGTCCTCGGCGCGGTCGAGGGCGGCCGCTGGGGCGTCGCGAGCGTCGCCGTCGTGAGCACGCTGCTCACGCTGGCGTACTTCGCCCGCGTCGTCGAGCGGATGTACTTCCGGGACGCGCCCGAGGCTGTCGACGCCGACGCGTCCGCTGACGCCGCGGGCGACGGCGTGCTGGCCTCCGACGGCGGTTCGGAGGCGACCCCGTCGGCGGGCTCGGGGATATCGACCGAGGCCCGCCTCGTCGTCGTCGCCGCCGCGGTCGGCGCGGTGGTCCTCGGGCTGTTCGCGTCCGATCTCGTTTCCGTCTTCGAACCGGTTCTGGAGGTGTACTTCGAATGA
- a CDS encoding cation:proton antiporter has product MSEIDSLRPLAAVLLPAFGILTIVASHRRPNVREGFTILTALATFGIVASLVPAALSGTVHVSRLGTFVPGVDLTLSADPLGMIFALLASALWLITSFYSIGYMRGLDEHSQTRYFAAFAGSVGAALGVAFASNLVALYVFYELLTVATYPLVAHDESDTARAAGRKYLTYTFGGGVAVLAGTVLVFWTTGTVAFTPGGIADLAAADPLLARAAFALLAGGFGVKAALIPVHSWLPDAMVAPTPVSGLLHAVAVVKSGVFGIARVVLDVFGPETVAQLGVGLPLAALAAVTIVVSSVIALRQDNLKRRLAYSTISQLSYIVLGLGLLSPAALIGGLLHIPAHAFMKLTLFFCAGAIHVETHTDDISDMAGIGKRMPLTMAAFGVASLGMAGLPLLAGFVSKWYLLIGSIDSGTAIFALVLLTSGLLNIGYFWPIVYQAFFQTPEDSDAKPLVEFPIGGARLRADGGERPSDDSDGVDDASDERNDSSTTDERTDRDATGGPTAADEVDGRTADGTLDDQEIDPEAFVDTPEESGSGVPVDAAGRVEPDVEPSEEESQVEIEARIEGDYAVDRNPSDHLDADSDDDAAREAEADHDVDDHDDHDDHDHHGGPPASGWERRVLGAESTWFMLGPITAAVAGAVALGVAPRGMVFLALVERVVFEVTGVVF; this is encoded by the coding sequence ATGAGCGAAATCGACTCTCTCAGGCCGCTTGCGGCGGTGTTGCTCCCCGCTTTCGGCATTCTCACGATCGTCGCATCGCACCGGAGACCCAACGTCCGAGAGGGCTTCACGATCCTCACCGCGCTCGCGACGTTCGGCATCGTCGCCAGCCTCGTGCCCGCGGCGCTGTCGGGGACGGTGCACGTCTCGCGGCTGGGGACGTTCGTCCCCGGCGTCGACCTCACGCTGAGCGCGGACCCGCTCGGGATGATCTTCGCGCTCTTGGCGAGCGCGCTCTGGCTGATCACGAGCTTCTACAGCATCGGCTATATGCGCGGCCTCGACGAGCACTCCCAGACGCGGTACTTCGCGGCGTTCGCCGGCAGCGTCGGGGCGGCGCTCGGCGTCGCGTTCGCGTCGAACCTCGTCGCGCTGTACGTCTTCTACGAGCTGCTGACCGTCGCGACGTACCCGCTCGTCGCCCACGACGAGAGCGACACCGCGCGCGCCGCGGGGCGGAAGTACCTCACCTACACCTTCGGCGGCGGCGTCGCGGTGCTGGCGGGGACGGTGCTGGTCTTCTGGACGACCGGCACGGTCGCGTTCACGCCGGGCGGCATCGCCGACCTGGCGGCCGCCGATCCCCTCCTCGCCCGCGCGGCGTTCGCGCTGCTGGCGGGCGGGTTCGGCGTGAAGGCCGCGCTCATCCCCGTCCACTCGTGGCTCCCGGACGCGATGGTCGCGCCGACGCCCGTCTCGGGGCTGCTGCACGCGGTCGCGGTCGTCAAGAGCGGCGTCTTCGGAATCGCTCGCGTGGTCCTCGACGTGTTCGGTCCGGAAACCGTCGCCCAACTCGGCGTCGGCCTCCCGCTCGCGGCGCTCGCGGCGGTGACCATCGTCGTGTCGAGCGTCATCGCGCTCAGACAGGACAACCTGAAGCGCCGGCTGGCGTACTCGACGATCAGTCAGCTCTCCTACATCGTCCTGGGGTTGGGACTGCTCTCGCCCGCCGCCCTGATCGGCGGCCTGCTGCACATCCCGGCGCACGCGTTTATGAAGCTCACCCTGTTCTTCTGTGCGGGCGCGATCCACGTCGAGACCCACACCGACGACATCAGCGATATGGCCGGAATCGGAAAGCGAATGCCGCTGACGATGGCCGCCTTCGGCGTCGCCAGCCTCGGGATGGCCGGCCTCCCGCTGCTCGCCGGGTTCGTGAGCAAGTGGTATCTCCTGATCGGGAGCATCGACAGCGGAACCGCGATCTTCGCGCTGGTCTTGCTCACCTCGGGGCTCCTGAACATCGGCTACTTCTGGCCGATCGTCTACCAGGCGTTCTTCCAGACGCCCGAGGACTCGGACGCCAAGCCGCTCGTCGAGTTCCCGATCGGCGGGGCGCGGCTTCGCGCCGACGGCGGGGAGCGGCCGAGCGACGATTCGGACGGCGTCGACGACGCCAGCGACGAACGGAACGACAGCAGCACCACCGACGAACGGACCGACCGCGACGCCACCGGTGGCCCGACCGCCGCCGACGAAGTCGACGGGCGGACCGCCGACGGCACCCTCGACGATCAGGAGATCGACCCCGAGGCGTTCGTCGACACGCCAGAGGAGTCCGGGTCGGGGGTCCCGGTCGACGCCGCCGGACGGGTCGAGCCGGACGTCGAACCGTCCGAGGAGGAGAGCCAGGTCGAGATCGAGGCCCGAATCGAGGGCGACTACGCGGTCGACCGGAATCCGAGCGATCACCTCGACGCGGATTCCGACGACGACGCGGCCCGGGAAGCTGAGGCGGACCACGACGTCGACGATCACGACGATCACGACGACCACGACCACCACGGCGGTCCGCCGGCCTCGGGCTGGGAGCGCCGCGTACTCGGCGCGGAGAGCACCTGGTTCATGCTCGGCCCGATCACCGCGGCCGTCGCCGGGGCCGTCGCGCTCGGCGTCGCCCCCCGCGGGATGGTGTTCCTCGCGCTGGTCGAGCGCGTCGTCTTCGAGGTCACGGGGGTGGTCTTCTGA
- a CDS encoding Na(+)/H(+) antiporter subunit D encodes MPVLSRKLGHALGVLATGGVAVWALLAPAGTYLPVTFLGFDAVLFNVDAFSKLMGVIFGLIGAAAVLYSYSSDAENRQTAFALGYVGTSVGAVFAGDWLTMVFFWELMAVTSTLLVWDYGGEAVRAGFRYAIYHGLGGSLLMAAVVWHYTSVGSFLFSASDGIVAGIPAVLAAIGIGVNVGFVGLHTWLPDTYPRPHVAASVFLSVYTTKTGVYGLARAFPEGNLAIAYMGAAMALVGVVYALLQNDMRRLLSYHIQSQVGYMVAGVGVGTALATAGAFAHVFNHILYKALLFMTAGVVIARTDEQSLKYLGGLGRALPVTALAFTVAALSISGFPGFNGFVSKGMITAAAHKEHLDGIFYILLAAGVGTFMSFIKFGYYAFLKESTGTWNLKQSITGQRVAMLGVAALCVVLGLYPDALFALLPGSTADAHPFTLGHLGEGFALAALGVVGFAVLKKPLSKVGPGIDVDAVIEPATFYGMRGLVRGVTDLFAAVDRLAVETAERTLAAAGDPYGSIRGPLVALVGSDGDALRPGSLRASIATSVLLVLVVLAATLVGLL; translated from the coding sequence ATGCCGGTGCTCTCGCGAAAGCTCGGGCACGCGCTGGGCGTCCTCGCGACCGGCGGCGTCGCCGTCTGGGCGCTCCTAGCACCCGCGGGGACCTACCTCCCCGTCACCTTCCTCGGCTTCGACGCCGTGCTGTTCAACGTCGACGCCTTCTCGAAGCTGATGGGCGTCATCTTCGGACTCATCGGCGCGGCCGCCGTGCTGTACTCGTACTCCTCGGACGCCGAGAACCGACAGACCGCCTTCGCGCTCGGCTACGTCGGGACCAGCGTCGGGGCCGTCTTCGCCGGCGACTGGCTGACGATGGTGTTCTTCTGGGAACTGATGGCCGTTACCAGCACGCTCCTGGTGTGGGACTACGGCGGCGAGGCCGTCCGCGCGGGCTTCCGCTACGCCATCTACCACGGCCTCGGCGGCAGCCTGCTGATGGCCGCGGTCGTCTGGCACTACACCAGCGTCGGCTCCTTCCTCTTCAGCGCCAGCGACGGCATCGTCGCCGGCATTCCGGCCGTCCTGGCGGCGATCGGCATCGGCGTCAACGTCGGCTTCGTCGGCCTGCACACCTGGCTCCCCGACACCTACCCGCGGCCGCACGTCGCCGCCAGCGTCTTTCTCTCGGTGTACACCACGAAAACGGGCGTCTACGGGCTCGCGCGAGCCTTCCCCGAGGGCAACCTCGCGATCGCGTATATGGGCGCGGCGATGGCGCTCGTCGGCGTCGTCTACGCACTCTTACAGAACGATATGCGACGGCTGCTCTCGTATCACATCCAGTCGCAGGTCGGTTACATGGTCGCGGGCGTCGGCGTCGGGACGGCGCTCGCGACCGCCGGCGCGTTCGCGCACGTGTTCAACCACATCCTCTACAAGGCGCTGCTCTTTATGACCGCGGGCGTCGTGATCGCGCGGACGGACGAGCAGAGCCTGAAGTACCTCGGCGGCCTCGGGCGGGCGCTGCCGGTGACCGCGCTGGCTTTCACCGTCGCGGCGCTGTCGATCAGCGGCTTCCCCGGCTTCAACGGCTTCGTGAGCAAGGGGATGATCACCGCGGCGGCGCACAAGGAACACCTCGACGGCATCTTCTACATCCTGCTCGCGGCGGGCGTGGGGACGTTTATGTCGTTCATCAAGTTCGGCTACTACGCGTTCCTCAAGGAGAGCACGGGCACCTGGAACCTCAAGCAGTCGATCACCGGCCAGCGGGTCGCGATGCTGGGCGTCGCCGCCCTCTGCGTGGTGCTCGGGCTCTACCCTGACGCGCTGTTCGCGCTCCTCCCGGGAAGTACCGCCGACGCCCACCCGTTCACGCTGGGACACCTCGGAGAAGGGTTCGCGTTGGCGGCCCTCGGCGTCGTCGGCTTCGCGGTCCTCAAGAAGCCGCTGTCGAAGGTCGGTCCCGGGATCGACGTCGACGCCGTGATCGAGCCGGCGACGTTCTACGGGATGCGCGGTCTCGTGCGAGGCGTCACCGACCTCTTCGCCGCCGTCGATCGGCTGGCCGTCGAGACCGCCGAGCGGACGCTGGCCGCGGCCGGTGACCCGTACGGTTCGATCCGCGGGCCGTTGGTCGCGCTCGTCGGCAGCGACGGGGACGCGCTCCGTCCGGGGAGCCTCCGGGCGAGCATCGCCACGAGCGTCCTCCTCGTGCTCGTCGTGCTCGCGGCGACGCTCGTCGGACTGCTCTGA